ACTACGGCCAGGCGATGGCCCTTTCGACGATTCTGATGGTGGTGTGCGCCGCCGCGCTGCTGATCCTGGAGCGGCTGCGCACCGACCGGACGGGGGAGTTCTAGATGCCGACGGGGGAGTTCTGATGCTGCTCAGCCTCGCTGCCGCGACCGTGCGCTTCGGCGGGCGGGCCGTGCTCGACGCGGTCGACCTCGATGTCGCCGAGCACGAGGTGGTGTGCGTCCTCGGGCCCAGCGGCAGCGGGAAGTCGACCCTGCTGCGGGCGGTCGCCGGGCTGCAGCCCCTGTCCGGCGGACGGGTCGTGCTCGACGGCCGGGACCAGACGGGCGTACCCGCGCACAAGCGGGGCGTCGGCCTGATGTTCCAGGACCACCAGCTCTTCCCGCAGCGGGACGTCGGCGCGAACGTGGCGTTCGGGCCGCGTATGCAGGGCGCCACCAAGGGCGAACGGGACGCGCAGATGGGGCAGTTGCTGGAACTGGTCGGACTGCCCGGCGCCGCCCGGCGGGCCGTGGCGGGGCTGTCCGGCGGCGAGCAGCAGCGCGTGGCCCTCGCCCGCGCGCTCGCCCCGAAGCCCCGGCTGCTCATGCTGGACGAGCCGCTCGGCCAGCTCGACCGCTCGCTGCGGGAGCGGCTGGTCGTCGAACTGCGGGAGCTGTTCGGCCGGCTGGGGACGACCGTGCTCGCGGTGACCCACGATCAGGGCGAGGCGTTCGCGCTGGCCGACCGGGTGGTGGTGATGCGGGACGGGCGGATCGCGCAGTCCGGCACGCCGCTGGAGGTGTGGCAGCGGCCGGCCGACGCGTTCGTGGCCCGTTTCCTCGGCTTCGACAACGTGGTCGAGGCGACCGTCGTCGGTACGGCCGCCGACAGCCCGTGGGGCAAGCTGCCGGTGCCCGACGGCTCCGCGCAGGGCGGGCGCACGCTGCTGGTCCGGCCCGCCGGGGTACGGCTCGTGGCGGCCGACGCCGGCCTGCGCTGCACGGTGACCGCCCGCACGTTCAAGGGCACCCATGTGGCCGTCCACCTCCAGCCCTGCGACGACGGGCCGCGCCTGGAGGCGGCCTGTGCGCTGCGGGACGCGCCGGAGGCCGGGGACGCGGTGGGCGTGGAGTTCGACGCGGCCGAAATCGTCGTGCTGGACTGATCATCCGGCCCCTAGGCTGAGGTCATGACTTTGCTCGCGCATGACCGTTACTGTGACGAAATCGCCCACCAGGTCGACCAGTTGAGGGCCGTGGTGACCTCCGGCGCCGACCTCTCCGCGACCGTGCCGACCTGCCCGGACTGGTCGCTGGAGGATCTCGTACGGCATATGGGTGGCGCCCTGCGCTGGGTCGATGCCCTGGTGCGGAGCCGGGCGCAGGAGAACATCCCGCCCGAGCGGATCCCGCTGCACGAGGGGCCGGAGAAGAAGGGCGACGCGGCCGCTCTGGACCAGTGGCTCGCGCAGACCGGGGACCTGGTCGTCGGGGCGCTGCGCGAGGCCGGGCCGGACACCGAGGTGTGGGCCTGGGCCGGAGTGGCGAACGCGGGGTTCTGGGCGCGCCGGATGACCCATGAGATCACCGTGCACCGCGCCGACGCCACGCTCGCCGCGGGCCTGCCGTACGAGCTCGCGCCGGACGTCGCCGCGGATGCGCTGGACGAGTGGCTCCAGCTCGTGGAGTGGGTGCAGCGGAACCTGCCGAAGGACCCGGCGCGGGACCTGAGCCGGCCGGGCAGCAGCA
The genomic region above belongs to Streptomyces sp. CG1 and contains:
- a CDS encoding maleylpyruvate isomerase family mycothiol-dependent enzyme — translated: MTLLAHDRYCDEIAHQVDQLRAVVTSGADLSATVPTCPDWSLEDLVRHMGGALRWVDALVRSRAQENIPPERIPLHEGPEKKGDAAALDQWLAQTGDLVVGALREAGPDTEVWAWAGVANAGFWARRMTHEITVHRADATLAAGLPYELAPDVAADALDEWLQLVEWVQRNLPKDPARDLSRPGSSIHLHATDTDPALNAEWLVELGEEAITWRRGHEKATVALRGPVTSLLLAFYGRLPLDSPGLEILGERELLDFWLDRAKFG
- a CDS encoding ABC transporter ATP-binding protein, translated to MLLSLAAATVRFGGRAVLDAVDLDVAEHEVVCVLGPSGSGKSTLLRAVAGLQPLSGGRVVLDGRDQTGVPAHKRGVGLMFQDHQLFPQRDVGANVAFGPRMQGATKGERDAQMGQLLELVGLPGAARRAVAGLSGGEQQRVALARALAPKPRLLMLDEPLGQLDRSLRERLVVELRELFGRLGTTVLAVTHDQGEAFALADRVVVMRDGRIAQSGTPLEVWQRPADAFVARFLGFDNVVEATVVGTAADSPWGKLPVPDGSAQGGRTLLVRPAGVRLVAADAGLRCTVTARTFKGTHVAVHLQPCDDGPRLEAACALRDAPEAGDAVGVEFDAAEIVVLD